The following are from one region of the Desulfotomaculum sp. genome:
- a CDS encoding NAD(P)/FAD-dependent oxidoreductase, with product MPLNFDKVCALAIDRTMFDRRLYTQAVDNGVDVRLSTRVVGLRRNGNEIEIKAISGGREHLFKTPLLIGADGVNSLTARFINIPRPEIKVRAFAAEVEMPNEEAGSVKLFLGRSISPGWFGWIIPLDEKQSRVGVGVFDNSAGPLHCFKMLIERYPELFKDMKIKKTTGGIIPVGLPQRVYGDNVMVVGDVACQTKPISGGGLYFGLLSAGHCASVAVESLKQNNFTGERLSAYQVLWEKNPGKEIIKGLSYRKMFNSFSDRQTESIFRSLNQPFVRSLAVRYGHIDSPSDLIGKVLGRGFDLASPGSIIG from the coding sequence ATGCCGCTTAACTTTGACAAGGTATGCGCCCTGGCCATAGACAGAACTATGTTCGACCGCCGGTTATACACGCAGGCCGTTGATAACGGGGTGGATGTGAGATTATCCACAAGGGTTGTTGGTCTTAGAAGAAATGGGAATGAAATTGAGATAAAAGCAATTTCCGGCGGCAGGGAACATTTATTTAAAACACCCCTGTTAATTGGCGCTGACGGGGTGAATTCTTTAACCGCCCGTTTTATCAATATACCCCGGCCTGAAATAAAAGTCAGGGCCTTTGCCGCTGAAGTAGAGATGCCGAATGAAGAAGCCGGCTCTGTAAAACTCTTTCTGGGGAGATCGATCTCACCAGGCTGGTTTGGCTGGATCATTCCCTTGGATGAAAAACAAAGCCGTGTGGGGGTGGGAGTTTTTGATAATTCAGCAGGGCCGTTACATTGTTTTAAAATGCTTATTGAAAGATATCCGGAACTTTTTAAGGACATGAAGATAAAGAAAACAACCGGCGGCATTATTCCTGTCGGTCTTCCTCAAAGGGTATACGGCGACAATGTCATGGTTGTCGGCGATGTTGCCTGTCAGACTAAACCCATCTCCGGTGGCGGTCTCTATTTTGGTCTTCTAAGCGCCGGCCATTGCGCTTCTGTTGCTGTTGAATCACTTAAACAGAATAATTTTACCGGAGAAAGACTGTCCGCCTACCAAGTTCTATGGGAAAAAAACCCGGGTAAAGAAATAATAAAGGGGCTTTCTTACAGAAAAATGTTTAACAGTTTCTCGGACAGACAAACAGAATCTATCTTCCGCAGTCTTAACCAGCCATTTGTGCGTTCACTTGCTGTAAGATACGGGCATATTGATTCTCCTTCCGATCTGATCGGAAAAGTGTTAGGCAGGGGGTTTGATCTGGCTTCTCCGGGTTCAATAATTGGTTGA
- a CDS encoding stage V sporulation protein R, which translates to MANDELRLLEKAVEKITAIAREFGLDFYDIFFEICPADILYTFGAYGMPTRYSHWTFGKAYHKMKTQYDYNLSRIYELVINSDPCYAFLLEGNSLIQNKLVIAHVLAHCDFFKNNVHFRRTARNMVESMAGAAERFRGYEMQYGKDKVESFLDAVISIEEHVDPRCFLNPKKNRKKEPEDTTYDDLWEIDQPNRENKSEDNVKFPESPQKDLLLFLMEHSRDLKDWQRDIISVIRQEMLYFWPQMETKVMNEGWATYWHLKIMRELDLVEDEALEFAKMHTGVVQASRFHLNPYLIGLKLYESIEKRWDQPGKEEKEKYKRAEGGGRNKIFEVRESENDISFLRNYLSKDLIEELDLYLYKKQGTEWKVVEKDWEVVRDVIVDSLTNCGFPYLVVEDGDYGKQGDLYLKHNYEGIELDVFYLEKTLPYVHQIWGRKIHIETVVDSKKVVFLYNGDKISKKFL; encoded by the coding sequence ATGGCAAATGACGAACTGCGCCTGCTGGAAAAAGCCGTTGAAAAGATAACCGCCATAGCGAGAGAATTCGGGCTTGACTTCTACGATATTTTTTTTGAAATATGCCCGGCTGACATACTTTATACTTTTGGGGCATACGGTATGCCCACCCGTTATTCACACTGGACGTTCGGCAAGGCCTACCACAAGATGAAAACCCAGTACGATTACAACCTGAGCCGGATCTATGAGCTCGTGATTAATTCCGACCCCTGTTATGCCTTTTTACTGGAGGGGAATTCACTTATTCAGAACAAGCTGGTCATTGCTCACGTTCTCGCTCACTGTGATTTCTTTAAGAATAACGTTCATTTTCGACGCACTGCCCGCAATATGGTCGAGTCCATGGCGGGGGCGGCGGAACGGTTCAGGGGCTACGAAATGCAGTACGGCAAAGACAAGGTTGAATCTTTCCTGGACGCGGTTATATCAATCGAGGAGCATGTCGACCCGCGCTGCTTTCTCAATCCTAAAAAGAACAGAAAAAAGGAACCTGAAGATACGACCTATGATGACCTTTGGGAGATCGATCAGCCCAACCGGGAAAATAAAAGCGAAGATAACGTGAAATTTCCCGAAAGCCCGCAAAAGGATTTACTGCTCTTTTTAATGGAGCATTCCCGCGACCTCAAAGACTGGCAGCGGGATATAATTTCAGTGATCAGGCAGGAGATGCTTTACTTCTGGCCGCAGATGGAAACCAAAGTCATGAATGAGGGCTGGGCAACTTACTGGCACCTGAAGATAATGCGCGAACTGGATCTAGTTGAGGACGAGGCCTTAGAATTTGCCAAAATGCATACCGGGGTTGTTCAGGCTTCCCGTTTTCATTTGAACCCCTATTTGATCGGCCTGAAGCTTTACGAATCCATTGAAAAAAGATGGGACCAACCCGGTAAGGAAGAAAAGGAAAAGTATAAAAGGGCTGAAGGCGGGGGAAGAAACAAGATCTTTGAGGTAAGGGAATCCGAAAACGATATTTCCTTTTTAAGGAACTACCTGAGCAAAGATCTTATCGAGGAGCTGGATTTGTACCTGTATAAAAAGCAGGGCACAGAGTGGAAAGTGGTGGAAAAGGACTGGGAAGTAGTACGGGATGTGATTGTCGACAGCCTGACCAACTGCGGTTTTCCCTATCTTGTGGTGGAGGATGGCGATTACGGAAAGCAGGGTGATTTGTATCTGAAGCACAATTACGAAGGTATTGAGTTGGACGTTTTCTATCTGGAAAAGACCCTTCCCTATGTACATCAGATATGGGGGAGAAAGATACACATCGAGACTGTCGTTGACAGTAAAAAAGTCGTCTTTTTATACAACGGCGATAAAATAAGCAAAAAATTTCTCTAA
- a CDS encoding mechanosensitive ion channel protein MscS has product MNWKDFIDLLTGWLLHSGLRILLVIAAAFIAERLINTAFKRFEKVLTSQEYVQENKKRVHTLLGILHKIVKVSAFVVAVIIILNELGIDIRPIITAAGIGGLALGFGAQSLVKDVISGFFILLENQIRIGDIVSLNGTSGEVVSINLRTTVLRDLSGVVHIFPNGSITSVSNMTKDWSGYLIDLEISYREDIDYVIGILNKIGDNLSKDPEFKQLILAPLEVLGVNNFNPSGVIIKLMIKTLPLQQWKVGRELRKRIKNTFDELGIEIPYQHITLYWGEEKK; this is encoded by the coding sequence ATGAACTGGAAAGACTTTATCGATCTTCTCACAGGCTGGCTGCTCCATTCGGGGCTGCGCATCCTGCTGGTTATCGCCGCCGCTTTTATTGCGGAACGTCTGATCAACACCGCCTTTAAAAGGTTCGAGAAAGTGCTGACCAGCCAGGAATACGTACAGGAAAATAAAAAACGCGTCCATACTCTATTGGGAATTCTGCACAAGATAGTTAAAGTCAGTGCTTTTGTGGTGGCTGTGATTATTATCCTCAATGAATTGGGAATCGATATCAGGCCGATTATCACGGCGGCTGGAATTGGCGGCCTGGCCCTTGGCTTCGGCGCCCAGAGTCTGGTCAAGGATGTAATCAGCGGATTTTTTATACTCCTGGAAAATCAAATCAGGATTGGCGATATCGTCTCTTTGAATGGCACTTCGGGTGAAGTTGTTTCAATAAATTTAAGAACGACTGTGCTGCGGGACTTGAGCGGTGTAGTTCACATATTCCCCAACGGTTCAATAACTTCGGTCTCCAACATGACCAAGGATTGGTCAGGGTATTTGATCGACCTGGAAATCTCCTACCGTGAGGACATTGACTATGTTATTGGGATACTTAATAAAATAGGCGATAATTTGTCCAAAGATCCTGAATTCAAGCAGCTGATCCTTGCCCCTTTGGAAGTGCTGGGCGTTAATAATTTCAACCCCAGCGGAGTCATCATCAAGCTGATGATTAAAACACTGCCCCTACAGCAGTGGAAGGTTGGACGCGAGCTTCGTAAAAGGATTAAAAATACCTTTGATGAACTGGGAATAGAAATTCCTTACCAACACATAACTTTATACTGGGGGGAAGAGAAGAAGTAA